The sequence GTTATTATGGTAACTTCGATGGAATTTTATATTAAATTATATTTATTTATTTAAGTAATCACTAACATAATATTTATGAAATGGCATATTAATTAAACATTTTGTAATGTTTAGTTTTTACTATTTTTATATTCAGTCTCAAAATTTTTATTATATCTTTTTGCATTATTCACTAAAAAGTCTTTTTTAACAGTTTTTTTATTTATCTCTAGTTTTAAGTGATTTTCAAACGTATAAACTTTCATTATTATATTATCATTAAAAAATACGAACAGTTCGTAGATATAGATTTAAATATTAAAGCACATTATAATTGTAACTAATAAATATTGTAATTTACTAATAATATTGGTGACAATATTATAAATGAACATTTTTCAATAGGTGGTGGGTAAATGATCAGTTTGGATAAAGGAAAAAATAGGTTTGGTTTATCGATTATAATTATTCTGGCAATTTTTTTAACCTGTGGCATAGTTTCAGCTGCAGAAAACGTTGATGGAGTCACGAACAATTCAACTATTTTAAATAACAGTTCAACAGCCTTAATTTCGGAGACATCGCTCTCAAATTACACCAATAACTCGAATAATCCTGATCAATCTTCAAATTCTTCTTTTTCCCCTACTTCTTCTAATATAATCAGGGGGAATGTGACTAAATGTACAGATGGGAGCCCATTCCCAGGAGTTACCCTCACTTTAACTTCAACTAATGGTTCAACACTTGCCCAAACCACCACAGACGCCACTGGACATTACGAACTCAAATTCACAAGTAGTGAAGGAACTTTCTATGTCACTGCCAGTTATCCCGGACACATGACCCTCCGAAAACTGGTGACCACGGAACTTAGCTCCAACCCATCTGATATGAATTTATATGGATGGGCAAACTTCCAGCTTGGCCCTGAACCCACTTTATCCATTGATGCCCCGGGAGAACAGTTTTTAAATGAAAGCTTCAACTTCACACTCACTTTCAACAATAATGGTAATGAAACTGGTTTTGGCCCCACAGTCCAGTTGATCTTACCTCCGGAGATAGAATTCAAGAGCGCCAACTTCTTGGGGGCACCGGTGAGTGTTACATCTATAGGAACCTTCCCCATAAGTGGTACATTAATCGATCCACTATCTGGATTAACTGTGACTGGAACTCCGGGTTACAGTCTTTACATACTTGAATATCCTCTGGGCAGTTTTACCACTGGCCAACCGAGTGCGGTTCTGGAAATAAATGCATTTTTACGGGGCAACTCCACTCTGGGATTACCCCTTAATATTACAGCATATCCAGTATTTCGGTTTGGTGCCAATGAAACAGGCACAACACCCATTCAAGGGAATGAAACTACAACCCAAGTAACTCCTACAGTAATTAAGATCATTAAGAACACAGTTGCTCCTCATGAAGATGAAACTGCCACTGGTTCCAACTATCCATGGGATTACACTCTCACAGTTGATGTGGCCAATGGTCAGACAGTCACTGATGTTAATGTGAAAGACTTACTTCCTGGAAACCTCCAGTTCGTGCAAGTGGTTGATGCTGATGGTGGTAGTCCTCTACAGGAACCACCTACCACAACACCAGGTGGTTTATTATGGATACATTTTAATAGTATTACTGGAGTATTGGGTTCTGATCGAACTATCATCTACCGAGTTTATGCTCCAAAATTTGATAACAATTCCCAGTATGTGTTGGATCCAGATACCGGGGCATGGGCCTATAATGCCACTAACACTGCCAGTGTGACTGGGAATTACACCAATATCAATGTTTCATCTGCTGATAATTACACTCTTATCCTGAAACCACTGGCCATCCAGAAAAGTGTTGTTGATGTGAGCACGGATCCAATCCAACCCAAACCCACTGATATCCTGAATTACACACTTAACTTCCAAGTTTCAGATTATTTCTCAATAAACAACCTGATACTATATGATGTACTGGGTGATGGTCAGAGTTTCCTGAACACATCAACATACAATCCCCGACTCAATTTACACCTTCCAGGTATTGATATCAATAATCTTTTTGTCAATTTAACCAACCCTAACCAGTTCTATTATTACCATAACTCCACCACTGGAATTACTTATCTGGTATTCAACATTACCCAGTTACTCATTGACAATGGATACAGTGGTATTGTTGAAGGTGGAAATTACACTGGAACAAACTTTGGGGCAACCACTGGAAACTTGACTTTCTGGGCTCGTATCAATGAATATTATGAAGGTGTATCACCACCAACACCACATTCAATAGTTTCCAATGATGTCATAAATAATGCAGTAGTTACGGATGCAGTGTTAACTCAGAATGGGCGCCAGATAGAGGATAGCAGTGGAAGTCAGGTTATAATAGTGGCTCCCACACCTGCAAAAGACATAATTAAAATTAATGGAAATGATCCAGTTGCTCCCTATGTTATAAAACCAGGGGACACTGTGACTTTCTCATTATTGATAGATGTTCCTACCAGTAACCTGCACGACTTTAATCTAATTGATTATTTACCCATACCTTTACTGAGAGCTACCCAGTTTACCACTGGCCAGGCACAGGACACCAGTCAGGCTATACCTGCTGCAGGGCAGTGGAAGTTAGGTGAAGATGATACATTAACCAGTTTAACTGGTGTGGTACCAACACTGATAGTGGATGCCACCCAGAACACCATCTCCTTTATTTATGGTAATGTTTACAATGCCACTCAACCCAATGCCACAGTCCATATACTGTTCACCATCACTGCCACCGGAGATCCCATGGCAGATGGCCTCTGGCTCACCAACCTCCTGAATATCAACTATGAAAACAGTCCTGGAGAAACGTTCTGTGATAATCGGATAGTGTCCTTGAAAACTGGAGAACCAGAACTTACTATAAACAAGACTGCAACACCCACCACAGGATTACAGGCAGGTGATGTGGTCACCTATACCATAACCATTAATAATACAGGTAATGCTCCTGCTTACAATGTTATAGTCACTGATGATCTTCTCACATCCAATGCAGGATACATAGCATCAATCAGTGGTATCACTGCCAGTTACTTGAATGGTGTAGCTATCACTGGTTTAAACCTCATGGATATTTTCACCAGTAATGGTTTAAATTTCGGTTCATTATACTCCATCTATGGAACTAACGGAACCAACAGCACCATAATAATAACCTACAATGCCACCCTAAACAGTACAGTTTACCCCAGACAGATAATCAACAACACAGTCAACATCACCAAATTTACATCATTAAGCCCACCTGAAAGTCCCAACTATGTGGGAAATCCAGGAGTTGATCAATCCCACTTCTCAGACAATGCATCAGTACAGGTTCGAGATGTTGATTTCAAAAAAACCTATGTAAAATCACTTGATAACATAAGTTCCGGATCTAATCTGACAATAGGAGAAACAGGATTATTCCAGCTGGCTGTCACCCTTCCAGCAGGACAAATAAATGATCTGGTCATAAATGATGTTTTACCCGCAGGGCTCACCTTTGTATCTTATGTATTGGATCAAAGTAACTTCAACGGAATACTGGCACCATTAACCTTTACCCAGATAAACAACAACCTCCAGTTCCTGTTCACAGGGCTTACCAACACCACCAGCAACAGTACATTCTACATTAACCTCACTGTAAGAGCTAATAACAACACAGCTTATCCGGGCTCAGCCAATGTAACTGCTCGAAACAGTGCAACCATGAACTGGAACGACCCAGGACATACACCAATCACTAAACAGGCAACAGTTTACATAGTACAGCCAGTATTAAATGTTACCAAATCATTCAACCCCAGCACCATCCAGGGTGGAGAAACAACAACGGTTACTATAGCCGTAACCAACAATGGAAGATCAACAGCTTATAATGTAATTATAACTGATCCACTCTCCTCTTCAAGTAACATATTTGACTTAAGCAGTAGCAGTGTGGTTGCAAACAGCCCTCAAAATGGTTTTGTATTCAATTACAACTCAACTTCACAAGTTGTAAGTTTCACCGGGGGAAATATAACCCGAGGTCAAACACTGTACTTTACCTTCAACATAACTGCCCTCCAAACACCTTACATTGGACCCACCTACAACAACACAGTCAATGCATCCTACTGGTCCCTGCCATGGGTTAGTGGAGCACCTGATCCTGATAGTAGAAATTACACATGTTCTGCTTGGGCCGTAGTTAGAACTGGTGATCCAAAAATCACCAAAACTGTGGAAAATTCTACCATACACGGAAACAGCGGAAACCTCACTATAGGAGAAACAGTAACCTATAAAATAACGGTCACACTACCTCAAGGGCTAAAAACCAACCTTACCATTACTGATACATTACCTGCTGGGTTTAGCTACAACCTCGGAGAGTACATCCTGAATACAACAGGCTTTAGTGGCACGTTAGGAACATTATTAGTTTCCGTGAATGGTCAGAATATAACATTCACTTTCAGCGGACTCACCAACAGCACAATCACCAATAACACATTCTACATACTCCTGAATGCCACAGTACTCAACAGTACTACCAACACCAATGGAGCTATAAAAACCAACAACGCATCCCTTAACTGGACAGAAAACACCAAACCTCCATTCACAACAACGGTTAACACTACCATTGTAGAACCTAAATTGACAGTTACTAAAAATGTGACACCCACTACAGTGGACGGAGGAGATCTGGTAACTGTTAACTTAACTGTCACCAATACTGGTACTTCACCAGCTTATCAAATTGAATTACGTGATGTTTTAGATCCAGTACTCTTCAACTCATCCACGGTCACACAAGTATTGATACCTTCTGGCTTCAGTTTCACAGTATCCGGAAACACCGTAATAATCAAATCCATCCTTGACACCAACATTAATACCGGAAATGCTTTAAACTTTATTTTCACAGTTCTGGTAAATGATAACGTTCCAACAGGGTCCATTTTCCAGAATCAGGCTAATATCTCATTCTCATCAATGCCTGCAGGATATGATAATGCCCGTAATTACACCAACAAATCCAATGTGGTTAATATCAGCACCGTTACACCCGGAATTAGTAAAACTGTAATCAACACTTCTGAACCTGATTCTACCACACCAAATGTGATGGTGGGAGAAGTGGTAACTTATCAGTTTGTGTTCACAGTCCCAGAAGGTGAAACATTCAACGTATCCCTAATTGATAATCTATTATCAAGTTTAGGATATAATTCTGGAACTGCATTAATAAAAAGAAGTGATGTAAACATCATAGCTTCTGGATTTGACTTTGGAAGTTCATTTGATGAATTTTTAACCATCAACCCTACTTCAACTTCACCCCTGACTTTTTACCTTGGTAATGTAACTTACCTGGGAGGTCAGGGCCTTAAGAATGGAACCATAACTTTAATATTTAATACCACAGTCCTGAACATAGCTGGCAACCAAGCAGGGACAAAAATACCCAATAATGGCATACTGAGTTTTACCAATGCCACTGGAGGAAACCGCAATGTGACTGGAACATGCCCCACCACATTGAATGTGATTGTTCCCCAGATTTCATCTACCAAAACAGCAAACAAGACCATATTAACTAATTCAGATACAGCAACATTCAATATACAGATCCGAAACAACAACATCACCAACGGGGCTCCGGTTTATGATTTGATCATCATTGATCCAATGAATGGTTTCACCATGGATTACCTTCACATGATCATCACCCCCAGCGACCCGTCCATCATTTTCACCAACTACTCCACAGCAGACATGATCTACATTGTGGTTAACAAGCTCAACCAGACCCAGTACCTCAACATAACCTACAACGCCACCGTCAAACCTGACGTTGTATTTAACACCACATTGAATAACACAGTTAACGCCACTGGAACCACACTACCAGGATCCCACGGTACAAACAACGCCACACCTGGAAATCCAGGTACATCAACTGGGGAGCGAACTGGAGACCCCACACAACCCGCAGACCCAGTTAACAATATAAACACCACAACAACAGCTTTTGTGACCACCAGAGCACCACGTGTGTCTAAAACAGTTAATGGGTCCGAAACTGTGAATTTGACCATAGGAGAAACAGCCACAGAATCTATAAACATAAACTTACCAGTTGGTA is a genomic window of Methanobacterium formicicum DSM 3637 containing:
- a CDS encoding isopeptide-forming domain-containing fimbrial protein; translation: MISLDKGKNRFGLSIIIILAIFLTCGIVSAAENVDGVTNNSTILNNSSTALISETSLSNYTNNSNNPDQSSNSSFSPTSSNIIRGNVTKCTDGSPFPGVTLTLTSTNGSTLAQTTTDATGHYELKFTSSEGTFYVTASYPGHMTLRKLVTTELSSNPSDMNLYGWANFQLGPEPTLSIDAPGEQFLNESFNFTLTFNNNGNETGFGPTVQLILPPEIEFKSANFLGAPVSVTSIGTFPISGTLIDPLSGLTVTGTPGYSLYILEYPLGSFTTGQPSAVLEINAFLRGNSTLGLPLNITAYPVFRFGANETGTTPIQGNETTTQVTPTVIKIIKNTVAPHEDETATGSNYPWDYTLTVDVANGQTVTDVNVKDLLPGNLQFVQVVDADGGSPLQEPPTTTPGGLLWIHFNSITGVLGSDRTIIYRVYAPKFDNNSQYVLDPDTGAWAYNATNTASVTGNYTNINVSSADNYTLILKPLAIQKSVVDVSTDPIQPKPTDILNYTLNFQVSDYFSINNLILYDVLGDGQSFLNTSTYNPRLNLHLPGIDINNLFVNLTNPNQFYYYHNSTTGITYLVFNITQLLIDNGYSGIVEGGNYTGTNFGATTGNLTFWARINEYYEGVSPPTPHSIVSNDVINNAVVTDAVLTQNGRQIEDSSGSQVIIVAPTPAKDIIKINGNDPVAPYVIKPGDTVTFSLLIDVPTSNLHDFNLIDYLPIPLLRATQFTTGQAQDTSQAIPAAGQWKLGEDDTLTSLTGVVPTLIVDATQNTISFIYGNVYNATQPNATVHILFTITATGDPMADGLWLTNLLNINYENSPGETFCDNRIVSLKTGEPELTINKTATPTTGLQAGDVVTYTITINNTGNAPAYNVIVTDDLLTSNAGYIASISGITASYLNGVAITGLNLMDIFTSNGLNFGSLYSIYGTNGTNSTIIITYNATLNSTVYPRQIINNTVNITKFTSLSPPESPNYVGNPGVDQSHFSDNASVQVRDVDFKKTYVKSLDNISSGSNLTIGETGLFQLAVTLPAGQINDLVINDVLPAGLTFVSYVLDQSNFNGILAPLTFTQINNNLQFLFTGLTNTTSNSTFYINLTVRANNNTAYPGSANVTARNSATMNWNDPGHTPITKQATVYIVQPVLNVTKSFNPSTIQGGETTTVTIAVTNNGRSTAYNVIITDPLSSSSNIFDLSSSSVVANSPQNGFVFNYNSTSQVVSFTGGNITRGQTLYFTFNITALQTPYIGPTYNNTVNASYWSLPWVSGAPDPDSRNYTCSAWAVVRTGDPKITKTVENSTIHGNSGNLTIGETVTYKITVTLPQGLKTNLTITDTLPAGFSYNLGEYILNTTGFSGTLGTLLVSVNGQNITFTFSGLTNSTITNNTFYILLNATVLNSTTNTNGAIKTNNASLNWTENTKPPFTTTVNTTIVEPKLTVTKNVTPTTVDGGDLVTVNLTVTNTGTSPAYQIELRDVLDPVLFNSSTVTQVLIPSGFSFTVSGNTVIIKSILDTNINTGNALNFIFTVLVNDNVPTGSIFQNQANISFSSMPAGYDNARNYTNKSNVVNISTVTPGISKTVINTSEPDSTTPNVMVGEVVTYQFVFTVPEGETFNVSLIDNLLSSLGYNSGTALIKRSDVNIIASGFDFGSSFDEFLTINPTSTSPLTFYLGNVTYLGGQGLKNGTITLIFNTTVLNIAGNQAGTKIPNNGILSFTNATGGNRNVTGTCPTTLNVIVPQISSTKTANKTILTNSDTATFNIQIRNNNITNGAPVYDLIIIDPMNGFTMDYLHMIITPSDPSIIFTNYSTADMIYIVVNKLNQTQYLNITYNATVKPDVVFNTTLNNTVNATGTTLPGSHGTNNATPGNPGTSTGERTGDPTQPADPVNNINTTTTAFVTTRAPRVSKTVNGSETVNLTIGETATESININLPVGSTTELKIIDVIPDGLGINGGINGFTYITTAGVNVNQFLVTYLGGNTYQISFGNVTITQEGNITINYTVLVQDVNGNYNGQNLVNNATLYYNNKTGQGVNGGSDTATVHVVEPNLQITKTPSKTNLNIGEEFTYTINVTHAPSSSSDAYNITITDVIPSGLHYVTGSAVLPSGWSLNVSGNTLIFTTSSLTLINHNATLLFNCTVDNNYLLAGGNISNTANLNYASLTDGGRNYTTNSSTQIHVIGADLEVRKNGDAQVNAGEQVTYTITVTNKGPDTAVNVVLTDTILSQWFNMLIYLQYSVNSGSWVNIQSNPFTISLGNLTPGNITTILIRATVNASAPVGIMNNTASLTSNTTDPNPNNNNSTATTKVTQTSDLTLIKSNNPTGIVIAGNNLIYTLTLTNTGPSVARDVILRDESLSSWLTNTYYQYSLDGISWSGWTLFTGPLVLDVTNIIGGPMNVSQVFWVMINGTVNASTPNGTTLFNTATVNSSTSSHNVTSNTVNNTVETLATLNVTKTAPETVIAGGSSPIIYTITVTNNGPSDALNVKVSDTLDSRLTSQEYSLDNMNWFSWNNPFEYTFNRINSSQTVNLYLRGWVLSSALGLINNTVVVSSNTTNLTGNLTDNTTTQINTTSVLNVTKSAPVSVTAGQSEPLVFTIVVTNFGPSDALNVKVSDTLDSRLTSQEYSLDGVNWSSWLAPYEYVFSRLNATQTVYLYLRGLVPSSALGLINNTVVVSSNTTNLTGNLTDNTTTQINTTSVLNVTKSAPVSVTAGQSEPLVFTIVVTNFGPSDALNVKVSDVLDSRLTGQEYSLDNVSWLAWNSPFEYVFSRVNSAQTVYLYLRGLVPSSALGLINNTVFVSSNTTNLTGNLTDNTTTQINATSTLNVTKSAPESVTAGQSEPIVFTIAVTNFGPSDALNVKVGDVLDSRLTGQEYSLDNVSWSVWLASYEYVFSRLNATQTVYLYLRGLVPSSALGLINNTVVVSSNTTNLTGNLTDNTTTQINTTSALNVTKSAPESVTAGQSEPIVFTIAVTNFGPSDAFNVKVSDTLDSRLTSQEYSLDGVSWSVWLASYEYVFSRLNATQTVYLYLRGWVPSSALGLINNTVVVSSNTTNLTGNLTDNTTTQINTTSVLNVTKSAPG